From Candoia aspera isolate rCanAsp1 chromosome 4, rCanAsp1.hap2, whole genome shotgun sequence, a single genomic window includes:
- the LOC134497425 gene encoding ribonuclease-like has product MVLKGYCFWALLLLLFLPAASFFPCRNASSYEDFVRRHIDYPKTDLQNDHNYCNRMMRRKGLKCQWSNTFIHASRERLTAICTSRGKKLDGNQTSKSLFPITICIKSNQRRTIFCKYKGKSKIRKIRVTCSRGLPVHYITHA; this is encoded by the coding sequence ATGGTTCTTAAGGGCTACTGCTTCTGGGCCCTCCTTCTGCTGCTTTTCCTCCCAGCCGcttccttcttcccctgcagAAATGCCTCATCCTATGAAGACTTCGTGAGAAGGCACATAGACTACCCCAAAACCGACCTCCAGAATGACCACAACTACTGCAACCGGATGATGCGCCGCAAGGGCTTGAAATGTCAATGGAGCAACACCTTCATCCATGCCAGCAGAGAACGGCTGACTGCCATCTGCACATCCAGAGGAAAGAAACTGGATGGCAATCAGACCAGCAAAAGCCTGTTCCCGATCACCATCTGCATCAAAAGTAACCAACGCAGGACAATCTTCTGCAAGTACAAAGGAAAGAGTAAGATCAGGAAAATCCGAGTCACTTGCTCTAGGGGCCTTCCAGTCCACTACATTACCCATGCTTGA